One Gimesia aquarii DNA segment encodes these proteins:
- a CDS encoding DUF1549 domain-containing protein produces MRFFVGSLFFLISTCMVNAAENTKSVNSPANKKQNHFFEKEIRPLLIKHCLECHSEKKQKGELRLDSLKAMLQGGESGPTIVPGKANESLLVEAINYESFEMPPEKKLSDKEISALTHWINTGAYWPEGPNYVIKQRGTETFFTEEDRNFWVFQPVKKAQVPQVDQRRWSKNPIDAFVIERLQKEGLTPAGEANRTTLIRRAYYDLIGLPPTVEQINAFVNDSSPDAWSRLIEELLKNPHYGEKWARHWFDVVRYAESDGFNQDAFRPEIWRYRDYVIRAFNDDKPYSRFVREQLAGDEIAPEDPEALAATGFLRHYLYEYNQRDARTQWNDILDNITDATGDVFMGMSMGCARCHDHKFDPIPHQDYYRLQAFFAPLMPRDDVPFVTPQELAEYNRKLNIWEEKTAEIRAKIEKLTQASVEKAAKNQIKMFPADIQEIMQKPEFERTALEHQLADLVLRQVKGKQEAALAALKKSKKDNGETYRTLLKELAAFEDLKPKPLPMGMSVTDSRGAVPVTTIPDDPQHTPIVPGFLSLLKPGKAEIIPVSTAPQSSGRRTALANWMVNPQNRLTTRVITNRVWQYHFGTGLVSTSNDFGHMGESPSHPELLDWLTTYFVEHGWSIKNLHRLIMNSSTYRLSAFHPAAEKAKLKDPQNRLYWRGNIRRLNAEDIRDSALFISGELDPKLGGPSVKGTQPRRSIYTIMKRNVQDPVLGAFDLPGGIKSVAQRDVTTTANQALMMINGDWFLKRSNALARILKTKSFSNDREMIAYLHQMVYGKKPEKADVDLLSDFLKTQEKRIQAEAQQQQQTFIGQIAQTSNESVKLGKGSTLMTLNVPFSKSFPDQDFTIEASIQLESIYENVAVNTIASQWTGNTKHQGWSLGVTSQKSAYKPRNLILQLVGKNPEGKLTYEAIPSNVHLELNQPYYVAVSVKISETGESGIQFYVKELFSEKPLERVSVKHNVVSDYRPTNNLVFGGRDKSSGSRWNGLLDNIRLSRSALSQDELLIHQPAKKLASVVGFWQFNHQTGLLKNSIANRLHIAPPAQTSLGPSDARQQALADLCHVLFNSNQFLYLD; encoded by the coding sequence ATGAGATTCTTTGTCGGAAGTCTGTTCTTTTTGATTTCTACTTGCATGGTAAATGCGGCAGAAAACACAAAGTCAGTAAATTCTCCAGCGAACAAGAAACAGAATCATTTTTTTGAAAAAGAGATTCGTCCTCTCTTGATTAAACATTGTCTGGAGTGTCACAGCGAGAAAAAGCAGAAAGGCGAATTGCGTCTTGATTCCCTGAAGGCGATGCTGCAAGGAGGAGAAAGCGGTCCGACAATTGTTCCCGGCAAAGCAAATGAAAGTTTGCTTGTAGAAGCAATCAATTACGAATCTTTTGAGATGCCGCCAGAAAAAAAATTATCTGATAAAGAAATTTCTGCGCTGACTCATTGGATTAATACAGGCGCTTATTGGCCTGAAGGTCCCAATTATGTGATCAAACAGCGCGGCACGGAGACATTTTTTACTGAAGAAGATCGTAACTTTTGGGTATTTCAACCTGTCAAGAAAGCTCAGGTTCCACAAGTCGATCAACGGCGATGGTCAAAAAATCCCATTGATGCGTTTGTTATTGAGCGTTTGCAAAAAGAAGGACTGACTCCCGCTGGTGAAGCCAACCGTACTACATTGATCCGACGCGCATACTACGATTTAATCGGCCTGCCTCCCACTGTTGAGCAAATCAATGCTTTTGTAAATGACTCCTCGCCGGATGCCTGGTCGCGATTGATTGAGGAACTTTTGAAGAATCCTCATTATGGTGAAAAATGGGCTCGCCACTGGTTTGATGTTGTGCGTTATGCCGAGTCGGACGGGTTCAATCAGGATGCGTTTCGTCCGGAAATCTGGCGTTATCGTGACTACGTGATTCGAGCTTTCAATGATGATAAGCCTTATTCACGTTTTGTGAGAGAACAACTGGCCGGAGATGAAATTGCTCCCGAAGATCCCGAAGCATTAGCGGCAACCGGTTTTCTCAGGCATTATCTCTATGAATATAACCAGCGTGATGCGCGCACGCAGTGGAATGACATTCTCGATAATATTACTGATGCGACCGGTGACGTCTTCATGGGAATGAGTATGGGGTGTGCACGTTGCCATGATCATAAATTTGATCCGATTCCGCATCAGGATTATTACCGATTACAGGCATTTTTTGCACCTCTGATGCCTCGCGATGATGTGCCTTTTGTCACACCGCAAGAGCTGGCAGAGTACAACCGTAAGCTCAATATCTGGGAAGAAAAGACAGCCGAGATTCGTGCCAAGATTGAGAAACTGACGCAAGCGTCAGTGGAAAAAGCGGCAAAAAATCAAATTAAAATGTTTCCTGCTGACATTCAGGAAATCATGCAAAAACCGGAATTCGAACGCACTGCTCTGGAACACCAATTAGCGGATCTTGTTCTCAGACAAGTCAAAGGCAAGCAGGAAGCTGCACTTGCTGCGCTCAAGAAAAGTAAAAAAGACAATGGTGAAACATACCGTACACTGCTCAAAGAATTGGCGGCATTTGAGGATTTAAAACCAAAACCATTACCCATGGGAATGAGTGTGACCGATTCACGGGGAGCAGTACCGGTTACAACAATCCCTGACGATCCGCAACATACACCGATTGTTCCCGGATTTCTCTCTCTCCTGAAGCCTGGCAAAGCAGAAATTATACCGGTTTCGACGGCTCCTCAGTCATCGGGGCGTCGTACCGCTTTGGCAAACTGGATGGTCAATCCCCAAAATCGATTGACAACGCGTGTCATTACCAATCGTGTATGGCAGTATCATTTTGGTACGGGACTTGTTTCTACCTCAAATGACTTTGGTCATATGGGAGAGTCTCCCAGCCATCCGGAATTACTGGATTGGCTGACCACTTATTTTGTGGAACATGGTTGGAGTATCAAAAATCTGCATCGGTTAATTATGAATTCGTCGACATACCGTCTTTCTGCTTTTCATCCTGCTGCTGAAAAAGCAAAACTCAAAGATCCTCAAAATCGGCTGTATTGGCGTGGCAACATTCGTAGATTGAATGCGGAAGATATCCGGGACTCTGCACTGTTCATTTCTGGTGAGCTCGATCCCAAATTGGGAGGACCCAGCGTAAAAGGGACCCAGCCTCGTCGCAGTATCTACACCATCATGAAGCGAAATGTGCAAGACCCTGTCCTGGGAGCGTTCGATCTTCCTGGGGGAATCAAAAGTGTTGCACAACGAGATGTCACGACAACAGCTAATCAGGCTTTGATGATGATCAATGGTGATTGGTTTCTCAAGCGATCCAATGCACTCGCGCGGATATTGAAGACGAAGTCATTTAGCAATGATCGCGAAATGATCGCTTATCTACATCAAATGGTTTATGGCAAAAAACCTGAAAAGGCAGACGTTGACTTATTGTCAGATTTCCTGAAAACACAAGAAAAACGAATTCAGGCAGAAGCTCAACAGCAACAACAGACCTTTATTGGCCAAATCGCACAAACTTCTAACGAGTCGGTCAAACTCGGTAAAGGGTCTACGTTGATGACTCTGAATGTTCCCTTTTCGAAATCATTTCCCGATCAAGACTTCACGATTGAAGCCTCGATCCAATTAGAGTCGATCTATGAAAACGTGGCCGTGAATACGATTGCCTCTCAATGGACGGGGAATACAAAGCATCAAGGTTGGTCGTTAGGCGTCACCAGCCAGAAGTCAGCCTACAAACCACGGAATCTCATCTTACAGTTGGTTGGCAAAAACCCTGAGGGCAAACTGACATATGAGGCCATTCCTTCGAATGTTCATTTGGAACTTAATCAGCCTTATTATGTGGCTGTGTCAGTGAAGATTTCTGAAACGGGTGAATCGGGAATTCAGTTTTATGTAAAGGAGCTTTTCTCCGAAAAACCATTAGAGCGCGTCTCTGTGAAACACAATGTCGTTAGTGACTACCGTCCTACAAATAATCTTGTCTTTGGAGGTCGTGATAAGTCTTCTGGAAGTAGATGGAACGGCCTTTTAGATAATATCAGGCTATCCCGTTCTGCTTTGAGTCAGGACGAGTTGCTGATCCATCAACCTGCCAAAAAGCTTGCGTCGGTGGTTGGTTTCTGGCAATTCAATCATCAAACGGGACTTTTGAAAAACAGTATAGCGAATAGGCTGCATATCGCTCCCCCTGCTCAAACATCTCTGGGACCTAGTGATGCACGTCAACAGGCTTTAGCAGATTTATGTCATGTGCTATTTAATTCCAATCAATTTCTCTATCTGGATTAA